Proteins co-encoded in one Megalops cyprinoides isolate fMegCyp1 chromosome 1, fMegCyp1.pri, whole genome shotgun sequence genomic window:
- the rasal3 gene encoding disabled homolog 2-interacting protein isoform X2, translated as MGFRRWIVCGGALECSPDHSTNTGLKIKRPDGGVRALIKRRFQGTAMRNSNTQINAIGMSSGGRHGSRESLLIPVSAAESLDLSSDHSAIIRPVHSSILGEKYCFEVINSESNHCFGCSSAAERDRWIEELRRTAQPNKDNCERTEHSLSLWVNEAKDLPPKRRYYCELHLDGTLFARTSSRAIGKSPNRSSLAGDGGQGASSGGLGGGGSGGGGGCQLFWGELLELDNLPPVSQLTLHLFRDEDPKKKRHSKDDSFLHPLGSVSIPLADITGRAFQEKWHPIVPYKVSGPGGTRDQLGPQASIRVKARFQNLRVLPIEKYKEFAEFVTLNYMGMCSSLEPLLSVREKEELAGALVHVLQSIGKAMEFLIDLGSAEVQRCGDKEALIFRENTLATKAIDEYMKLVGQKYLIDTLGEFITRLYASPESCEVDPRKCPASELAGNQKHLKEGCEEVVQRITEMHSSFPVELNKIFSSWMEECEGRDRGEIGQRLISASLFLRFLCPAILSPSLFGLTQPYPDSHTLRTLTLTAKVIQNLANFTLFGEKEEYMLFMNDFLEQHWEKMRSFLQRVSTPDSELVMAHFEGYVDLPLRLAVLHSLLTDIISPMKQETIDQLHPLPSILNQISDSLGPNAPRITVSSFCTEQSKPTYVPPKDLSKYSPLHNSLVQLPLDSKGGEGKERRASGAKERKRVVRTQSVPDRIKHNQKRILKRQASNDILPMEDQEPEPNPPLDISGPTKPFSTKAPPAPVPWIKVNINKEPYQMKTEHEEFNILDKHEQELSELRLGVEQVTERELEMAKRLEDFIAQTQDQNAMLQAEVQELRNQLALREEQLASATFRLGVIEEEREEDERKLNVAVAAVERMNLLEERFADLLKDMHQLSGSHTGDHMNTQHPVPDTRPDISSN; from the exons GCGTTGATCAAGCGGCGCTTCCAGGGCACAGCTATGAGGAACAGCAACACACAGATTAATGCAATTGGAATGAGCAGCGGGGGCAG GCATGGGTCTCGGGAGTCCCTGTTGATTCCGGTCAGTGCTGCAGAAAGTCTGGACCTGAGTTCGGACCACAGCGCCATCATTAGGCCTGTGCACAGCTCCATTCTGGGGGAGAAGTATTGCTTTGAG GTCATTAACTCAGAGAGCAACCACTGCTTCGGGTGTAGCTCAGCTGCTGAGAGAGACCGCTGGATTGAGGAGCTGCGTCGAACTGCCCAGCCCAATAAG GATAACTGTGAACGGACAGAGCACTCCCTCAGTCTGTGGGTGAACGAGGCCAAGGACCTGCCCCCCAAGAGGCGCTACTACTGTGAGCTGCACCTGGACGGGACCTTGTTTGCACGTACCAGTAGCCGAGCCATTGGCAAGTCTCCCAACCGCTCCAGTCTGGCTGGCgatggggggcagggggccTCAAGTGGGGGCCTGGGAGGGGGTGGcagcggaggaggagggggctgcCAGCTCTTCTGGGGTGAGCTTCTCGAGCTTGATAACCTGCCACCTGTCTCCCAGCTCACCCTTCACCTCTTCCGGGACGAGGATCCCAAGAAGAAGCGGCACTCCAAGGACGACTCCTTCCTGCACCCACTGGGCAGTGTGTCCATCCCTCTGGCCGACATAACGGGGCGGGCCTTTCAGGAGAAGTGGCACCCCATCGTCCCCTATAAGGTGTCTGGCCCTGGGGGCACCAGGGACCAGCTGGGACCCCAGGCTTCCATCCGTGTAAAGGCCCGCTTCCAGAATCTGCGGGTTCTGCCCATAGAGAAGTACAAGGAGTTTGCGGAGTTTGTGACACTGAACTACATGGGGATGTGCAGCAGCCTGGAGCCCCTGCTGTCcgtcagagagaaggaggagctggCGGGGGCACTGGTGCATGTGCTGCAGAGCATCGGCAAAGCCATG gAGTTTCTGATTGACCTGGGCAGTGCTGAGGTGCAGCGTTGTGGAGACAAGGAGGCTCTTATCTTCAGGGAGAACACTCTGGCCACTAAGGCTATTGACGAATATATGAAGCTGGTGGGGCAGAAGTACCTCATCGACACACTTG GGGAGTTCATCACTCGTCTGTATGCTTCTCCGGAGAGCTGTGAGGTAGACCCCCGCAAGTGCCCTGCTTCTGAGTTGGCAGGCAACCAGAAGCACCTGAAGGAGGGCTGTGAGGAGGTGGTACAAAGAATAACTGAGATGCACAG TTCCTTCCCAGTGGAGCTGAACAAGATCTTCTCCAGCTGGATGGAGGAATGTGAGGGGCGGGATCGGGGCGAGATAGGCCAGCGCCtcatctctgcctccctcttccTTCGCTTTCTGTGTCCCGCCATCCTCAGCCCTTCCCTGTTCGGTCTGACCCAGCCCTACCCCGATTCGCACACCCTCCGTACCCTCACCCTCACAGCGAAGGTCATCCAGAATCTGGCAAACTTCACCCT GtttggagagaaggaggagtacATGCTCTTTATGAACGACTTCCTGGAGCAGCACTGGGAGAAAATGCGTAGCTTCCTGCAGCGGGTGTCCACCCCAGACAGTGAGCTGGTCATGGCCCACTTCGAGGGCTATGTGGACCTGCCCCTACGCCTGGCTGTCCTGCACAGCCTGCTTACTGACATCATCTCCCCCATGAAGCAG GAAACCATAGACCAGCTGCACCCACTTCCCTCCATCCTGAACCAGATCTCAGACTCACTGGGTCCTAATGCTCCCCGAATCACTGTCAGCAG CTTCTGCACAGAGCAGTCAAAGCCCACTTACGTTCCCCCGAAAGATCTCTCCAAGTACAGCCCCCTTCACAATTCGCTGGTGCAACTCCCTCTGGATTCGAAAggtggggaggggaaggagagacgTGCGAGTGGTGCCAAGGAGAGGAAAAGGGTGGTGAGGACCCAGAGTGTCCCAGACCGCATAAAGCACAACCAAAAGCGTATCCTCAAGAGGCAGGCCAGCAATGACATCTTACCTATGGAAGACCAGGAACCTGAACCCAACCCCCCGCTTGACATTTCCGGTCCCACAAAA CCTTTCAGTACGAAGGCCCCACCGGCTCCAGTGCCTTGGATTAAAGTCAATATCAACAAGGAGCCTTATCAGATGAAGACTGAGCATGAAGAGTTTAACATACTAGACAAG CATGAGCAGGAGCTGTCAGAGCTGCGCCTGGGCGTGGAGCAGGTGACGGAGCGTGAACTTGAGATGGCCAAGCGACTGGAGGACTTCATCGCTCAGACCCAGGACCAGAATGCAATGCTGCAGGCCGAGGTCCAAGAGTTACGCAACCAGCTTGCACTCCGGGAGGAGCAGCTTGCCAGTGCCACCTTCAG GCTGGGAGTgatagaggaagagagggaggaagatgAGAGGAAGCTCAATGTTGCTGTGGCAGCGGTCGAGAGAATGAACTTACTG GAGGAGCGGTTTGCAGATCTGCTGAAGGACATGCACCAGCTCAGTGGCTCCCACACTGGCGACCATATGAACACACAGCACCCTGTGCCAGACACCAGACCTGATATCAGCAGCAACTGA